The genomic window ACTCGAAATACCGGCCGCTGCCATCCGCAGGGCGCTCGCCAAGGCCCGCGAGAAAGGCATTCGCACGATCCTCAACACCGCCCCGCTCACGCAGGAAGCGGCCGAACTCGGCGCGCTCGCCGATATCGTCATTGCGAATGAAACCGAGTTCGAACGGCTTGTCGGCGCCGAGGAACTGGGCAGCGAAGGCCGGATCGCCATGCTCAAAACCCGCCATGACGAAACCGGCCAGACCATCGTCATCACGCTCGGGGCCGAGGGCGTGGTCGCCATGCATGAAGGCGCCTTCCACCGCATCGACGCGCTGAAGATCGATCCGGTCGACACCGTCGGCGCCGGCGACACCTTCTGCGGCTATTTCGCAAGCGGGCTCGATCAGGGCCTGTCCTTCGAGGACGCAGCGCACCGCGCCGCGGTCGCCGGCGCGCTCGCCTGCCTCAAGCCCGGCGCCCAGCCGGCAATTCCGGAAAAAAGCGAAGTCGATGCCCGGGCCTGATATCGAAGCGCGTCCCCCCAAAAAAGGGATACCGGTTTTCCGTCCGGACAAGCATGAAAGCAAATTGACAGGATATTCAGACTGCTGACAGACCTATCCTTTTTACGGACGTCATCCTTGGGCTTGTCCCGAGGATCTAACCACTGTTCCGCACGAGCGGCGTTGGCGTGTCGTAATGGATTGTATTTGAATTGACTTTCGTTCGAGACGCTTGTCGTGTTGATACGTGCCTAGATGCTCGGGCGAGCATGACGGCGGAGAGCAGGGCAGGCTTCGCCAACAAACTGGTATTTCCGGTTTGCCCGGCTTGCAGAACAAAGCCCCGGCCCCGCAAGCCGGTGAGCGGGAGGCCACGCACGTTTTCATCTCACCGTTTTGTCGCAGCCTCAGGCGGCTCTGCGCGGCGTCTGCGAAATGCCCCAATTGTTAAATTTTTTACTTTTTTTTGATCCTTTTCGTGAGTTGTGCGTTAACGCACTATCCAGACACGCCAAGGTGCCGGTTCAACCGGCAGTCTGGAAGGGGGTGCGCCCCGCTGCCCCGGCACATCCTCCCCCGATGTGCCGGGGTTTCTCGGATCGGCGACCTCGCGTGACAGCCATTGCGGCAGGGCGAGATCGCCCTGCCTTTTTTGCGCAATGTCAGGCCTTGTTCTTGTTGTAGACGTCGAAGACGACGGCGGCGAGCAGCACCAGACCCTTGATCACCTGCTGGTAGTCGATGCCGATGCCCATGATCGACATGCCGTTGTTCATGATGCCCATGATGAAAGCGCCGACCACCGCGCCGACGATCTTGCCGACGCCGCCCGACATCGACGCGCCGCCGATGAAGACGGCGGCGATCACATCGAGTTCGAAACCGTTGCCGGCCTTGGGCGTCGCGATATTGAGGCGGGCCGCGAACACCAGGCCGGCGAGCGCCGCCAGCATGCCCATGTTCACGAACACGATGAAATTCAGCCGCTTGGTGTTGATCCCGGAAAGGGCTGCCGCCTTTTCATTGCCGCCGATGGCATAGACCCTGCGCCCGAAGGTCGTGCTTTCGGTGATGAAGGTGTAGATCACCGTCAGGATCGCCATCGAGATCAGCACGTTCGGCAGGCCGCGAAACGAAGCGAGCTTCCAGGATACGAACACCAGAACGCCCGCGACGATGATGTTGCGCCCGAGGAAGAAGGAAAGCGGCTCGTCCTCGATGCCGTAGGCGACGTTGCGGGCGCGCGAACGCCAGGCAAGATAGACGATCGCGGCCGCCGCGATGATGCCGGCTGCGAGCGCCGTCATATTGGGTTTCCCAACGCCGAAAATGTCCGGCACGAACCCCGTCGACAGCAACTGGAA from Martelella sp. NC20 includes these protein-coding regions:
- a CDS encoding ribokinase — encoded protein: MITVFGSINMDLIATTPRLPKPGETVAGTSFATAQGGKGANQALAARRAGSAVAMAGAVGNDDFASSATALLADAGVDLSAVKITDGATGTAMILVGGDGENVIVINAAANGKVSEADAEAVVAGMSAEDTLVLQLEIPAAAIRRALAKAREKGIRTILNTAPLTQEAAELGALADIVIANETEFERLVGAEELGSEGRIAMLKTRHDETGQTIVITLGAEGVVAMHEGAFHRIDALKIDPVDTVGAGDTFCGYFASGLDQGLSFEDAAHRAAVAGALACLKPGAQPAIPEKSEVDARA
- the mmsB gene encoding multiple monosaccharide ABC transporter permease, whose protein sequence is MNTPEETTAVENKPSIRSYLTLRMRDYGILLALLVIIAFFQVMTDGVLMRPVNITNLFLQNSYVIIMALGMLMVIVAGHIDLSVGSIVGFIGALAAVMIVHWNLPVIVAFVACIFAGMLIGAWQGYWVAYWRIPSFIVTLAGMLIFRGLSLWLLNGQSVGPFPGSFQLLSTGFVPDIFGVGKPNMTALAAGIIAAAAIVYLAWRSRARNVAYGIEDEPLSFFLGRNIIVAGVLVFVSWKLASFRGLPNVLISMAILTVIYTFITESTTFGRRVYAIGGNEKAAALSGINTKRLNFIVFVNMGMLAALAGLVFAARLNIATPKAGNGFELDVIAAVFIGGASMSGGVGKIVGAVVGAFIMGIMNNGMSIMGIGIDYQQVIKGLVLLAAVVFDVYNKNKA